In Chryseobacterium oranimense, a single window of DNA contains:
- a CDS encoding DUF4241 domain-containing protein has translation MNENWIQKWEEVKDILTCPVDLETYFTSDEILEQRMQVMEIGNVSLPSGKIIVRDPLVFLKAGEKPYFVQAPKGNFPVKIAVVKSEEWGDRYAVVKVEFTKEKPVLYREALIGIENLEGLDEGDYFGFMVDAGLGCITDVEVLPYFDKFVTDMNVENIYDDYFAEQFAKSYKENPENQRELGDWINWTVPNTDYHIPMFATGFGDGGYPVYFAYDEKDEICGLYIQFIDIELALSDDEDEEDE, from the coding sequence ATGAACGAAAACTGGATACAAAAATGGGAGGAAGTAAAAGATATTCTTACCTGTCCTGTAGATTTGGAAACCTATTTTACTTCAGATGAAATTCTGGAACAGAGAATGCAGGTCATGGAGATTGGAAATGTTTCTCTGCCTTCCGGGAAAATAATAGTAAGAGATCCGCTGGTTTTTCTTAAGGCTGGTGAAAAGCCCTATTTTGTACAAGCCCCAAAAGGAAATTTTCCTGTAAAGATTGCTGTTGTAAAGTCAGAAGAATGGGGTGATCGTTATGCTGTGGTAAAAGTGGAATTTACCAAAGAAAAACCTGTGCTGTACAGAGAAGCTCTGATAGGAATAGAAAACCTTGAAGGATTAGATGAAGGAGACTATTTCGGATTCATGGTAGATGCCGGATTGGGCTGCATTACAGATGTGGAAGTGCTTCCTTATTTCGATAAGTTCGTTACTGATATGAACGTCGAAAACATTTATGACGATTATTTTGCAGAACAGTTTGCAAAAAGTTATAAAGAAAATCCGGAAAATCAAAGAGAGTTGGGAGACTGGATCAACTGGACGGTTCCCAACACAGATTACCATATTCCAATGTTTGCAACCGGTTTCGGAGACGGAGGCTATCCCGTTTATTTTGCATATGATGAAAAAGATGAGATCTGTGGATTGTACATCCAGTTTATCGATATAGAACTGGCATTGTCTGATGATGAAGATGAAGAAGATGAATAA
- a CDS encoding SMI1/KNR4 family protein translates to MELQFFKDFDFTGFWNESSYSVRDYIEPFPDDELIASVEEELGYKLPASYIELMRKQNGGLVEKSCFPTSEENSWADDHIAITGIMGIGREKTYSICGELGSQFMIDEWGYPAIGIYICDCPSAGHDMVLLDYSDCGKSGEPKVVHIDQENDYKKIFLAKDFETFIKGLKDENEFDEE, encoded by the coding sequence ATGGAACTACAATTTTTTAAAGACTTTGACTTTACAGGCTTCTGGAATGAAAGCAGCTATTCCGTAAGAGATTATATAGAGCCCTTTCCGGATGATGAACTTATTGCTTCCGTAGAGGAAGAGCTCGGTTACAAACTTCCGGCTTCTTATATCGAACTGATGAGAAAGCAGAACGGAGGATTGGTCGAAAAATCATGCTTTCCTACATCGGAAGAGAATTCCTGGGCAGATGATCATATTGCAATTACTGGGATTATGGGAATTGGAAGAGAAAAAACCTATTCTATTTGTGGAGAACTGGGAAGTCAGTTTATGATTGATGAATGGGGATATCCTGCAATCGGTATTTACATCTGCGATTGTCCTTCGGCAGGTCATGATATGGTTTTGCTGGATTATTCCGACTGCGGAAAGTCCGGAGAACCCAAAGTGGTTCATATTGATCAGGAAAATGATTATAAAAAGATATTTCTGGCCAAAGACTTTGAGACTTTCATAAAAGGACTGAAAGATGAAAATGAATTTGATGAAGAATAA
- the paaZ gene encoding phenylacetic acid degradation bifunctional protein PaaZ: MEKLKNYIHGEWVEGTGNGIPLYNAVTGEQVAISDTEGLNFEQALDYGRTVGYKNLSSMTFYDRGEMLKKVALYLLERKKKYYELSYKTGATHADSWVDIEGGFGTFFTYSGLAKRMLPNTPFWVDGETQKISANGTFLGTHILTPSEGVSIQINAYNFPVWGMLEKLSTSLLAGVPSIVKPSPFGSYLTNAVFQDMIESGVLPEGALQLVCGEPGNILDYVQDGDSVLFTGSANTGRKLKSLPSVAGNAVRFNMEADSLNCSILGLDAKPGTPEFDLFIKEVRNEMTTKAGQKCTAIRRIIVPEHLIGDVQNALSKALDQTKIGNPLSRETRMGSLVGKQQYDEVVRKVNILKSETELIYDGKHELVDANYDNGAFMSPKLFLNDKPFEKNISHDVEAFGPVSTLMPYKDAEEAAALAKRGKGSLVGSIISHDESFIAETSWKMASQHGRIFVLNRDNAKESTGHGSPLPTLMHGGPGRAGGGEEMGGLNGLHFFLQKTAIQGSPDVLKAITKIYQQGAEKKFSDKHPFQKYFEEVEIGDSLETAGRTVTDADIVNFSNVSWDHFYAHTDATSLTGTIFDKTVAHGYFILSAAAGLFVSGKKGPVIANYGLENCSFFKPVYAGDTITVYLTAKEKINRGVKGRNIPSGVVKWLVEVVNQRDEIVCVATILTLVAKHSPFIDLNVKNVSKILNGLSENTQPNWGKMSPQQMIEHLEHGVLVSLGEPEADKCFTPEEQLEKWQDSLYNHRKMPKDFPAPFLAEDETLLELKHKNLEAAKQSFLDTLKRFSIYYKENPQAEHMNFVFGKLNKEMWELMHKKHFTHHFEQFGLI, translated from the coding sequence ATGGAAAAATTAAAAAACTATATACACGGAGAATGGGTAGAAGGTACCGGAAACGGAATACCTTTATACAATGCCGTTACAGGCGAGCAGGTTGCCATTTCAGATACAGAAGGGCTTAATTTTGAGCAGGCTCTTGACTACGGAAGAACAGTAGGCTACAAAAACTTATCTTCCATGACCTTCTACGACAGAGGTGAGATGTTGAAAAAAGTAGCACTTTATCTTTTGGAGAGAAAGAAGAAATATTACGAATTATCATATAAAACAGGAGCAACGCACGCAGATTCATGGGTGGATATAGAAGGAGGCTTCGGGACTTTCTTTACCTATTCCGGACTGGCCAAAAGAATGCTTCCGAATACACCGTTTTGGGTAGACGGCGAAACTCAGAAGATTTCGGCCAACGGAACTTTCTTAGGAACCCACATTCTGACACCAAGTGAAGGGGTTTCCATACAGATCAATGCTTACAACTTTCCCGTTTGGGGAATGCTGGAAAAACTGTCAACTTCATTATTGGCAGGGGTTCCATCTATTGTAAAGCCTTCACCATTCGGATCTTATCTTACCAATGCTGTGTTTCAGGACATGATCGAAAGCGGTGTACTTCCTGAAGGAGCGCTTCAGTTGGTTTGCGGTGAGCCTGGAAATATCCTTGATTATGTTCAGGATGGAGATTCCGTACTGTTCACCGGTTCTGCCAATACCGGTAGAAAGCTGAAATCTTTGCCATCCGTTGCAGGAAATGCCGTCCGTTTCAATATGGAAGCAGATTCCCTGAACTGTTCAATTCTTGGTTTGGATGCCAAACCGGGTACTCCTGAATTTGATCTGTTCATCAAAGAAGTAAGAAACGAGATGACCACCAAAGCAGGCCAGAAATGTACAGCAATCAGAAGGATTATTGTCCCTGAGCACCTGATTGGAGATGTACAGAATGCTTTATCTAAAGCTTTAGATCAAACCAAAATCGGAAATCCATTAAGCAGAGAAACCAGAATGGGCTCTTTGGTAGGAAAACAGCAGTATGATGAGGTAGTAAGAAAAGTAAATATCCTAAAATCTGAAACAGAATTAATATACGACGGAAAACACGAGCTTGTAGATGCAAATTATGATAACGGAGCATTTATGAGTCCGAAATTATTCCTTAACGATAAGCCTTTCGAGAAAAATATCTCTCATGATGTAGAAGCCTTCGGACCTGTTTCTACACTGATGCCTTATAAAGATGCAGAAGAAGCGGCAGCTTTGGCAAAAAGAGGAAAAGGAAGTCTGGTAGGCTCTATTATTTCTCATGACGAGAGCTTTATTGCCGAAACTTCATGGAAAATGGCTTCCCAGCACGGAAGAATCTTTGTGCTGAACAGAGACAATGCCAAAGAAAGCACAGGCCACGGTTCACCACTTCCTACCCTGATGCACGGAGGCCCGGGAAGAGCCGGAGGAGGTGAGGAAATGGGCGGGCTGAACGGTCTTCATTTCTTCCTTCAGAAAACAGCCATTCAGGGTTCACCGGATGTTTTGAAAGCCATTACAAAAATTTATCAGCAGGGTGCGGAGAAAAAGTTCTCAGACAAACACCCGTTCCAGAAATACTTTGAAGAAGTTGAAATCGGAGATTCATTAGAAACAGCAGGAAGAACGGTTACTGATGCGGACATCGTTAATTTCTCCAATGTTTCATGGGATCACTTCTACGCTCATACTGATGCTACAAGTTTAACGGGAACTATTTTTGATAAAACAGTTGCCCACGGATATTTCATCCTTTCAGCTGCAGCGGGATTATTCGTTTCCGGTAAAAAAGGACCGGTTATCGCCAATTACGGACTCGAAAACTGTTCATTCTTTAAACCGGTTTATGCAGGGGATACCATCACCGTTTATTTAACAGCTAAAGAAAAAATCAACAGAGGCGTAAAAGGAAGAAACATTCCTTCCGGTGTTGTAAAATGGCTGGTTGAAGTGGTGAATCAAAGAGATGAAATTGTTTGTGTTGCAACCATCTTGACACTCGTGGCAAAACATTCTCCATTTATCGACCTCAACGTAAAAAATGTGAGTAAAATATTGAATGGTTTGTCAGAAAATACTCAACCCAACTGGGGTAAAATGTCACCTCAGCAGATGATTGAGCATCTGGAGCATGGTGTTCTGGTAAGTTTAGGAGAGCCGGAAGCTGACAAATGCTTCACCCCGGAAGAACAACTGGAAAAATGGCAAGATTCCCTTTACAATCATAGAAAAATGCCGAAAGATTTCCCTGCACCATTCCTGGCTGAAGATGAAACCTTACTGGAATTGAAACATAAAAACCTTGAAGCTGCAAAACAATCTTTTCTGGATACTTTAAAGAGATTTTCAATTTACTACAAAGAAAACCCACAGGCTGAGCATATGAATTTCGTATTTGGAAAGCTGAATAAAGAAATGTGGGAGTTGATGCACAAAAAGCATTTTACCCACCATTTTGAACAGTTTGGATTGATTTAA
- a CDS encoding alpha/beta hydrolase produces MSAQTVTTKPLTIGEVRTIKSKTLNEDRTLNIYLPQGYDKTKSYPVIYLLDGSINEDFIHVTGLVQFFNQMYSMPEAIVVGIANVDRKRDFTFHTDLKDLQKDYPTTGHSDKFIAFLEKELKPYVESQFKTTDKYLFGQSLGGLLATEILMNKPEMFNNYFIISPSLWWDDESLLKQAPQLLAKSPDTKKFVYVSVGKDEHPVMVKDAGALYETLQKAGKKNWTIEYKIMETDNHATILHRSLYEGLVKMFPYKEPK; encoded by the coding sequence ATGTCAGCACAGACTGTTACTACAAAACCGCTTACAATAGGAGAAGTGAGGACGATTAAGTCCAAAACCTTAAATGAAGACAGAACGTTGAATATTTATCTTCCGCAAGGTTATGATAAAACAAAATCATACCCCGTGATCTATCTATTGGATGGAAGCATAAATGAAGATTTTATTCACGTGACAGGATTAGTACAATTCTTTAATCAAATGTATTCCATGCCGGAAGCCATTGTTGTTGGAATTGCTAATGTAGACAGAAAAAGAGATTTTACTTTTCATACGGATTTAAAAGACTTGCAGAAAGATTATCCTACAACAGGACATTCTGATAAGTTTATTGCTTTCCTTGAAAAAGAATTAAAGCCTTATGTTGAAAGCCAGTTTAAAACCACCGACAAATATTTGTTTGGTCAATCTCTGGGAGGGCTTCTGGCAACAGAGATCTTAATGAATAAACCTGAAATGTTCAACAACTATTTTATCATCAGCCCAAGTTTATGGTGGGATGATGAAAGCCTTTTAAAACAGGCTCCTCAATTACTTGCAAAATCTCCGGATACTAAAAAATTCGTTTATGTTTCGGTAGGTAAAGACGAACATCCGGTGATGGTAAAAGATGCAGGAGCTCTTTATGAGACCCTTCAAAAAGCCGGCAAAAAAAACTGGACCATTGAATATAAAATAATGGAAACAGATAACCATGCCACCATTCTTCACAGAAGTTTGTATGAAGGCTTGGTGAAAATGTTTCCGTATAAAGAACCAAAATAA
- a CDS encoding transferase hexapeptide repeat family protein, whose amino-acid sequence MNIYSYHGIRPIIKPSAYIHPQAVIIGNVEIGEEVYIGPNAVIRGDWGKIIIKDGANVQENCTLHVFPNIETILEESAHIGHGAIIHSGHIGKNCLVGMNSVVMDKAVIGDECIIGALAFVPANFKCEPRKLIVGSPAKIIRDVSDEMIHWKTEGTKLYQELAREGKEAILPCEPFTEYIQQIPTKIVDYSIWDDIK is encoded by the coding sequence ATGAACATCTACTCATACCACGGCATCCGTCCCATCATTAAGCCCTCTGCCTACATTCATCCGCAGGCGGTTATTATTGGGAATGTAGAAATCGGCGAAGAAGTATATATCGGACCCAATGCCGTAATCCGCGGCGACTGGGGAAAAATTATCATTAAAGACGGAGCCAATGTTCAGGAAAACTGTACTCTTCATGTATTTCCGAATATTGAGACCATTCTTGAAGAATCTGCCCATATCGGACATGGAGCGATCATCCATTCCGGACATATCGGTAAAAACTGTCTTGTTGGGATGAATTCCGTAGTGATGGACAAAGCCGTTATCGGGGATGAATGTATTATTGGTGCCCTAGCCTTTGTTCCTGCCAACTTCAAATGTGAGCCGAGAAAACTTATCGTAGGAAGTCCGGCAAAAATCATCCGGGATGTTTCCGATGAAATGATCCACTGGAAAACAGAAGGAACAAAACTATACCAGGAATTAGCAAGAGAAGGGAAAGAAGCTATTTTGCCCTGTGAACCCTTTACAGAATATATTCAGCAAATTCCTACGAAAATTGTTGATTATAGTATCTGGGATGATATAAAATAA
- the pcaF gene encoding 3-oxoadipyl-CoA thiolase has product MNNVYIIDYVRTPISKLQGGLSEVRADDLAAIVIKEVVARNPQVPVEEIEDVIFGCANQAGEDNRNVARMALLLAGLPYKIGGETVNRLCASGMSAVANAFRSIAAGEGEIYIAGGVEHMTRSPYVMSKPGSAFGRDSQMFDTTFGWRFVNPKMKEMYGVDGMGETAENLADIHNVSREDQDKFALWSQQKATKAQQSGRLAEEIVKVEIPQKKGEPKIFETDEFIKPTSSMEGLAKLRPAFRKEGTVTAGNASGMNDGAAALILASEEAVKKYGLKPKAKILGSAVAGVEPRIMGIGPVEATQKLLKRLNLSLDDMDIIELNEAFAAQALAVTRSLGLKDDDSRVNPNGGAIAIGHPLGVSGARIVGSAAIELEKQNKKYALCTLCIGVGQGYAMIIEKV; this is encoded by the coding sequence ATGAACAACGTATACATCATAGACTATGTCAGAACTCCCATCTCAAAACTACAGGGAGGATTATCAGAAGTTAGAGCAGATGATTTGGCAGCTATCGTGATCAAAGAAGTGGTTGCAAGAAATCCTCAGGTTCCTGTAGAAGAAATTGAAGATGTTATTTTCGGATGTGCTAATCAGGCAGGAGAAGATAACCGTAATGTAGCTCGTATGGCCCTTTTGTTAGCCGGACTTCCTTATAAAATCGGAGGCGAAACAGTAAACAGGCTTTGTGCTTCGGGAATGTCCGCGGTAGCCAATGCTTTCCGTTCTATTGCAGCAGGAGAAGGTGAAATTTATATTGCAGGTGGAGTAGAGCATATGACACGTTCCCCTTACGTAATGTCTAAACCGGGCTCTGCTTTCGGAAGAGACAGCCAGATGTTTGATACTACTTTCGGATGGCGTTTTGTCAATCCGAAAATGAAAGAAATGTATGGAGTAGACGGAATGGGAGAAACTGCAGAAAACCTTGCTGATATTCACAATGTCAGCAGAGAAGATCAGGATAAATTTGCCCTTTGGTCTCAGCAGAAAGCTACAAAAGCTCAGCAAAGCGGAAGGCTGGCAGAAGAAATTGTAAAAGTTGAAATTCCGCAGAAAAAAGGAGAACCTAAAATTTTTGAAACAGACGAATTCATTAAGCCGACATCCTCAATGGAAGGCCTGGCCAAACTTCGTCCTGCCTTCAGAAAAGAAGGAACCGTAACTGCCGGAAATGCGTCAGGAATGAATGACGGAGCAGCTGCCCTTATCCTTGCCAGCGAAGAAGCCGTAAAAAAATATGGTTTAAAACCAAAAGCTAAAATATTAGGATCTGCCGTAGCCGGCGTTGAACCAAGAATCATGGGAATAGGACCTGTAGAAGCTACACAGAAGCTATTAAAAAGATTAAACCTTTCCCTTGATGATATGGACATCATTGAACTGAATGAAGCTTTTGCAGCACAGGCTTTGGCAGTAACCAGAAGCTTAGGTTTGAAAGATGATGATTCAAGAGTGAATCCAAACGGAGGAGCTATTGCTATAGGGCATCCGCTGGGAGTTTCCGGGGCAAGAATCGTAGGTTCTGCTGCTATTGAATTAGAAAAACAAAACAAAAAATATGCATTGTGTACCCTTTGTATCGGTGTCGGACAGGGTTATGCAATGATCATCGAAAAAGTATAA
- a CDS encoding DUF6624 domain-containing protein, whose protein sequence is MRKIIALLFGISTLLINAQQKVNEDLKKELDAIMKVDQGYRMLFDTEITPEKKEQLLKDLNIDKEEFKKKNWLLVAEHDSLNMRKIENIISKYGYPGKTLVGEPTNKAAWYVIQHSTKIGKYLPLIKEAGKKKEIPFTWVAMMEDRYLMGEDKEQIYGTQGRGEMTKDKDGKQIFVNFVWPVKDLKNVNKRRKKAGFDSTLEENAKRMFGKDFKYEPYTLKQVLELRNKNK, encoded by the coding sequence ATGAGAAAAATAATTGCACTGCTTTTCGGAATTTCAACCCTTCTGATCAACGCCCAGCAGAAAGTGAACGAAGATTTGAAAAAGGAACTTGATGCCATTATGAAGGTAGATCAGGGATACAGAATGCTTTTTGATACAGAGATTACCCCGGAGAAAAAAGAACAGCTATTAAAAGATCTGAATATCGACAAAGAAGAGTTCAAAAAGAAAAACTGGTTGTTGGTAGCAGAACATGACAGCCTGAATATGCGGAAAATTGAAAATATTATTTCAAAATATGGTTATCCCGGGAAAACGCTTGTAGGAGAACCTACTAACAAAGCTGCATGGTATGTGATCCAGCATTCCACCAAAATTGGGAAATATCTGCCTCTCATTAAGGAAGCCGGAAAAAAGAAAGAAATTCCGTTTACTTGGGTAGCTATGATGGAAGACAGATATCTAATGGGGGAAGACAAAGAACAGATCTATGGAACACAAGGGAGAGGCGAAATGACAAAAGATAAAGACGGAAAACAAATCTTTGTCAATTTCGTATGGCCTGTAAAAGATCTTAAAAATGTAAATAAAAGAAGAAAAAAAGCAGGCTTTGATTCTACCCTTGAAGAAAATGCCAAAAGAATGTTTGGAAAAGATTTCAAATATGAACCCTATACTTTAAAACAGGTTTTAGAACTAAGAAATAAAAATAAATAA
- a CDS encoding PaaI family thioesterase, translating to MTPRQVADYMFDQDYFSQWMNIKMIEVKENYCLIEMPIKKEMINGLKTVHGGVTFAFADSALAFSSNSSGDAAVALNCIINFTKAGKEGDVFRAESILVNNTRKTAVYDIQITNQNQELIAKFVGTVYKIGKKVADL from the coding sequence ATGACGCCGAGACAAGTAGCAGATTATATGTTCGATCAGGATTATTTTTCCCAGTGGATGAATATCAAAATGATTGAAGTCAAAGAAAACTATTGCTTAATAGAAATGCCCATCAAAAAAGAGATGATTAATGGGCTTAAAACCGTTCACGGAGGTGTTACATTTGCCTTTGCAGATTCTGCACTGGCATTTTCGTCCAACAGTTCCGGCGATGCTGCCGTTGCGTTGAACTGCATCATCAATTTTACCAAAGCAGGAAAAGAAGGTGATGTTTTTAGGGCAGAGAGTATTTTGGTTAATAATACAAGAAAAACAGCCGTTTATGATATTCAGATTACCAATCAAAATCAGGAGCTGATAGCAAAATTTGTAGGAACAGTTTACAAAATCGGAAAAAAAGTAGCCGACTTATAA
- a CDS encoding 3-hydroxyacyl-CoA dehydrogenase NAD-binding domain-containing protein, giving the protein MNVGIIGAGTMGIGIAQVAATNGCKVWVYDANPKQLETATVGLEKTLTRLVDKQKISAEKMVEILANISIATELKDFKDCGLIIEAIIENKDIKTKVFTELETYVSEDCIISSNTSSISITSLGAELKKPERFIGIHFFNPAPLMPLVEIIPSLLTEKSLAEKMYNLMKEWGKMPVIAKDIPGFIVNRIARPYYGEGLRIVEENMATPEQVDDAMRTLGNFKMGPFELMDLIGVDVNFAVTTTVYKDYFYDPKYKPSLLQQRMSEAKLHGRKTGKGFYNYAEGAENPTVQKDDALYQQIFLRIISMLINEAVEAKRLGVANDEDIELAMQKGVNYPKGLLSWGKEIGYSKISETLQNLYEEYQEERYRQSPLLKKMN; this is encoded by the coding sequence ATGAACGTAGGAATTATCGGTGCTGGGACTATGGGAATCGGCATTGCACAAGTAGCCGCAACAAACGGATGCAAAGTCTGGGTATATGATGCCAATCCAAAACAGTTAGAAACAGCTACTGTAGGTTTAGAAAAAACATTAACCAGATTGGTTGACAAGCAGAAAATTTCGGCAGAAAAAATGGTTGAAATTTTAGCTAATATTTCCATCGCTACAGAACTGAAAGACTTTAAAGATTGCGGGCTGATTATAGAAGCCATCATCGAGAACAAAGACATAAAAACCAAAGTGTTTACAGAGCTCGAAACTTATGTTTCCGAAGACTGTATCATCAGTTCCAACACATCATCCATCTCTATCACCTCTCTCGGTGCAGAATTAAAGAAACCGGAACGCTTCATCGGAATTCACTTCTTCAATCCGGCTCCATTAATGCCTTTGGTTGAAATTATTCCATCTTTACTTACAGAGAAATCATTAGCTGAAAAAATGTATAACCTCATGAAAGAATGGGGTAAAATGCCTGTGATTGCTAAAGATATTCCCGGGTTTATTGTCAACAGGATTGCCCGTCCTTACTATGGTGAAGGCTTAAGAATTGTTGAAGAAAATATGGCGACTCCCGAACAGGTAGATGATGCCATGAGAACACTTGGAAACTTTAAAATGGGACCTTTTGAACTGATGGATTTAATTGGTGTTGATGTAAACTTTGCTGTAACAACAACCGTTTACAAAGACTATTTCTACGATCCGAAATACAAACCGTCTCTACTTCAGCAAAGAATGTCCGAAGCCAAACTTCATGGCAGAAAAACAGGAAAAGGTTTCTACAATTATGCTGAAGGCGCAGAAAACCCGACTGTGCAGAAAGACGATGCTTTATATCAGCAGATCTTTTTGAGAATTATTTCAATGCTCATCAATGAAGCGGTAGAAGCCAAAAGATTAGGTGTTGCCAACGATGAAGATATCGAGCTGGCGATGCAGAAAGGAGTAAACTATCCGAAAGGCTTACTAAGCTGGGGAAAAGAGATCGGATATTCAAAAATCTCTGAAACCCTGCAAAACCTTTATGAAGAATATCAGGAAGAAAGGTACAGACAGAGTCCTTTACTTAAAAAAATGAATTAG
- a CDS encoding enoyl-CoA hydratase/isomerase family protein: MYTQLDIETHFDGKLKIAYLNQPETMNALTKPSLSDLKDFIKECSEDPTVRCVAISGRGRAFCSGQNLDDAFVQGNEHHDNDIIRKIVVDYYNPLVTEITRCKKPVVALVNGPAVGAGAMLALICDFVLAVDKSYFAQAFSNIGLIPDTGGTYFLPKLLGRQLANYLAFTGKRLSAEESKSYGLVAEVFTEEEFAPKSMEILEKMSNMPTAAIKLTKKAFAQSYSNTLKEQLELEGDLQQEAAETEDFIEGVNAFLQKRKPEYKGK, encoded by the coding sequence ATGTATACACAACTTGATATTGAAACGCATTTTGACGGAAAACTGAAAATAGCTTACCTCAATCAGCCAGAAACTATGAACGCGCTTACTAAGCCCTCTTTATCAGATCTCAAGGATTTTATTAAAGAATGCAGCGAAGATCCAACAGTAAGATGTGTAGCAATTTCAGGAAGAGGAAGAGCTTTCTGTTCCGGCCAGAATCTGGATGATGCCTTTGTACAGGGGAATGAACACCATGATAACGATATCATCAGAAAAATTGTAGTAGACTACTACAATCCGCTGGTAACGGAGATCACGCGTTGTAAAAAACCGGTTGTGGCATTGGTGAATGGTCCTGCAGTAGGAGCAGGTGCTATGCTGGCCCTGATCTGCGACTTCGTTTTGGCAGTAGATAAATCCTATTTTGCTCAGGCATTTTCGAATATCGGATTGATCCCTGATACGGGAGGAACGTACTTCTTACCAAAGCTATTAGGAAGACAATTAGCCAATTACTTAGCATTTACGGGAAAAAGATTGTCAGCTGAAGAGTCTAAATCCTATGGTTTGGTAGCTGAGGTTTTCACAGAGGAAGAATTTGCTCCTAAATCTATGGAAATCCTTGAAAAAATGTCAAATATGCCGACAGCTGCTATTAAATTAACTAAAAAGGCTTTTGCTCAGTCTTACAGCAATACATTAAAAGAACAGCTTGAACTGGAAGGCGATCTACAGCAGGAAGCAGCAGAGACAGAAGATTTTATAGAAGGTGTAAATGCTTTTTTACAGAAAAGAAAACCTGAATATAAAGGAAAGTAA
- the paaD gene encoding 1,2-phenylacetyl-CoA epoxidase subunit PaaD — protein sequence MKNLLDLLKTIPDPEIPVIDIVELGIVREAKITGENTCEITITPTYSACPAMFTIEEDIMKIMKENGWDAKVVTKMFPIWTTDWLTDEAREKLRAYGITPPEKGADEHHIGKPKKCPRCGSMNSKQISRFGSTLCKASYQCLDCLEPFDYFKCH from the coding sequence TTGAAAAACCTTTTAGATTTATTAAAAACAATTCCCGATCCGGAAATCCCGGTGATTGATATTGTAGAATTAGGAATTGTAAGAGAGGCGAAAATTACAGGCGAAAATACCTGCGAAATAACTATAACGCCTACTTACTCTGCCTGTCCTGCCATGTTTACCATTGAGGAAGATATCATGAAAATCATGAAGGAAAACGGCTGGGATGCCAAAGTGGTCACCAAAATGTTTCCCATATGGACAACAGATTGGCTGACGGATGAAGCGAGAGAAAAACTCCGTGCTTACGGAATTACACCTCCCGAAAAAGGAGCAGACGAGCATCACATCGGGAAACCGAAAAAATGTCCGCGTTGTGGCTCTATGAATTCAAAACAGATCAGCAGGTTCGGTTCCACCTTGTGTAAGGCTTCTTACCAATGCCTGGACTGCCTGGAACCTTTTGATTATTTTAAATGCCATTGA